The Streptomyces nitrosporeus genome includes a window with the following:
- a CDS encoding GNAT family N-acetyltransferase, with translation MFATSLGDDGACLCPLEPWQAEEFLAHMDRARGLVDPWVPLAAAVPDLGSARALLQRYADKQAADTGRIYGIRLDGTLVGGVMFRIFDQASGTCEIGCWLEPAGQGRGLVDRASRKLIDWAFDVRGMHRVEWLASAANTRSTAVAERLGMTREGVLRQAYLHHGVRHDEEIWAVLASEWPARRGHRAPGRPA, from the coding sequence GTGTTCGCGACATCCCTCGGGGACGACGGGGCGTGCCTCTGCCCGCTGGAACCCTGGCAGGCGGAGGAGTTCCTGGCCCACATGGACCGGGCCCGCGGCCTCGTCGACCCCTGGGTCCCGCTCGCGGCAGCCGTACCGGACCTCGGCTCCGCCCGGGCCCTGCTCCAGCGGTACGCCGACAAGCAGGCGGCCGACACCGGCCGGATATACGGCATCCGGCTCGACGGGACCCTGGTCGGCGGGGTCATGTTCCGGATCTTCGACCAGGCGTCCGGCACCTGCGAGATCGGCTGCTGGCTGGAACCGGCCGGCCAGGGCCGGGGCCTGGTCGACCGGGCCTCGCGGAAGCTGATCGACTGGGCCTTCGACGTACGCGGCATGCACCGCGTGGAGTGGCTCGCCTCCGCGGCCAACACCCGCTCCACCGCCGTCGCCGAACGGCTCGGCATGACCCGCGAAGGCGTCCTGCGCCAGGCCTACCTCCACCACGGGGTACGGCACGACGAGGAGATCTGGGCCGTACTGGCCTCCGAGTGGCCGGCCCGGCGCGGACACCGGGCACCCGGCCGCCCGGCCTGA